A genomic region of Brevibacillus sp. JNUCC-41 contains the following coding sequences:
- a CDS encoding UxaA family hydrolase: MGEYKTLYLSTKDSVAVALSEIPANTSVIVKADLEELVVPILEPIRFGHKFAVKAIEQGADIIKYGEVIGAASTFIPAGAHVHVHNLEGKRGRGDKIAE, encoded by the coding sequence ATGGGTGAGTATAAAACACTTTACTTAAGTACGAAAGATAGTGTAGCTGTCGCTTTATCCGAAATCCCTGCAAACACATCAGTCATTGTGAAGGCAGACCTTGAAGAACTTGTCGTACCCATTCTTGAACCGATTCGTTTTGGACATAAGTTCGCAGTCAAAGCCATCGAACAAGGAGCAGACATAATTAAATATGGGGAAGTCATAGGGGCAGCCTCAACTTTTATTCCAGCTGGTGCACATGTTCATGTACACAATTTGGAAGGTAAAAGAGGAAGGGGTGACAAAATTGCTGAATGA
- a CDS encoding fumarylacetoacetate hydrolase family protein, which produces MRIIRYVKDNKKQLAAVTNENNVVDLPFTDFMSLITTARHDNRTPFDIVKQIIAKGEKRPLEGLELTTPIDAPEVWASGVTYKKSKEARNYEATQGKLDRQTFYDKVYDAVRPEIFFKSTAARTVGPNDPVYLRSDSKWQIPEPELGLVIDKEGTVLGYIAGNDMSCRDIEGENPLYLPQAKVWKNSCSIGPAILLKEAVPDPYELKIMCRIYRNEEKVFEGEAKVNQLKRKLEELVDYLVLDNTIFDGSVLLTGTCVVPPNEFTLKGDDRIEIEIPGIGVLNNPVIQSKAVQTI; this is translated from the coding sequence ATGAGAATTATTCGCTATGTAAAAGACAATAAGAAACAACTTGCTGCCGTGACAAACGAAAACAATGTGGTGGACCTTCCATTTACGGATTTTATGTCGTTGATTACAACGGCACGTCATGATAACAGAACACCGTTTGATATTGTAAAACAAATTATCGCCAAAGGGGAAAAGCGACCATTGGAAGGTCTTGAATTAACAACGCCAATCGATGCGCCGGAAGTATGGGCATCTGGCGTTACATATAAAAAAAGCAAGGAAGCACGTAACTACGAAGCGACACAAGGAAAGCTGGACCGACAAACTTTCTATGACAAAGTTTATGATGCAGTGCGTCCTGAGATTTTCTTTAAATCGACTGCAGCAAGAACCGTGGGCCCGAATGATCCGGTTTACTTGCGTTCTGATTCAAAATGGCAAATTCCGGAGCCGGAGCTTGGTCTTGTCATAGATAAAGAGGGAACGGTACTTGGATATATCGCAGGTAATGACATGAGCTGCCGTGATATTGAAGGTGAAAATCCGCTTTATCTTCCGCAAGCAAAAGTATGGAAAAACTCTTGCTCCATTGGACCGGCCATCTTGTTAAAAGAGGCTGTTCCGGATCCATATGAGCTTAAAATCATGTGCCGTATTTATCGAAATGAAGAAAAAGTATTTGAAGGTGAAGCGAAAGTAAACCAACTGAAACGAAAATTGGAAGAGCTTGTCGACTATTTAGTCTTAGATAACACTATTTTTGACGGATCAGTGTTACTTACAGGGACATGCGTGGTTCCGCCAAATGAATTTACATTGAAGGGCGATGATCGAATCGAAATCGAAATACCAGGGATTGGAGTATTAAACAACCCGGTTATCCAAAGTAAAGCAGTTCAAACAATTTAG
- a CDS encoding IclR family transcriptional regulator, with the protein MPIIQSVERALKILDLFDERERELTITEISKRMNLHKSTVHSLLKTLQEHHYISQGEENGKYSLGLKLLERGSVVVTHLDLRNVARKHLEWLSATTNLTLHLVILDGQEGVYVDKVEGTGVTVLYSRIGRRVPIHTSAVGKSLVATKTDSELDLLLDGYDYTGPTERSIRSKEQFLAEIEKARINGYSMDNEENEPGICCLAVPIKDYSGKVIAAMSVSMPASKVNEETHEYYVRLLKECSSKISQELGYEYQKI; encoded by the coding sequence ATGCCTATCATCCAATCGGTGGAGCGTGCCTTAAAAATTTTGGATTTATTTGATGAGCGTGAGCGTGAACTAACTATCACAGAGATAAGCAAGCGAATGAATTTACATAAAAGTACGGTTCATTCACTATTAAAAACCTTACAGGAGCATCACTATATTTCACAAGGCGAAGAAAATGGAAAATACTCGTTAGGATTAAAGCTATTGGAGAGGGGAAGCGTTGTTGTGACCCATCTCGATTTGCGCAACGTAGCAAGAAAACATCTTGAATGGCTTTCAGCAACAACGAATTTAACTCTGCACCTTGTCATATTAGACGGGCAGGAAGGTGTTTATGTCGATAAAGTGGAGGGCACTGGGGTAACGGTCCTCTACTCCCGTATTGGCCGACGTGTTCCGATTCATACGAGTGCAGTTGGCAAATCCCTTGTTGCGACGAAAACGGATAGTGAACTGGATTTGCTCTTGGACGGCTATGATTATACGGGACCGACCGAAAGATCGATTAGATCCAAGGAGCAGTTTTTAGCGGAAATCGAAAAAGCACGCATTAATGGCTATTCAATGGATAATGAAGAAAACGAACCGGGCATTTGCTGTCTTGCCGTCCCGATAAAAGATTATTCAGGAAAGGTAATCGCTGCAATGAGTGTATCGATGCCTGCTTCGAAAGTAAATGAAGAAACACATGAGTATTATGTACGTCTATTAAAGGAATGCAGCAGTAAAATTTCGCAGGAGCTCGGTTATGAATATCAAAAAATATAA
- a CDS encoding dihydroxy-acid dehydratase: MTHLYPLIDNEINPYRDNVQGKANEPITVAGLLDRSKLTLGSTYEGGKPDWTLEEIYMRLERNAPRIAIIGGSSDHPAHIMDYQTSARAAIRIWQNGGVPFHFSTPVMCDGTAQNNQGMSYSLQSRNAVAQMVVNQLEAHSYHGAFVIQGCDKQPLGVVSALAHVDRVRRNRGEAPFFATFAPAHVLEGGSIPADVIEELETLAKKAESKGATDVAVDLRDTMAYILQCSSNTAFQGVFERAYERGILTKEQHKYFEMRLAVATCDGQGGVCAFNGTGNSSRHLVAGMGLVHPAVELLTDPPTQRQINSVLDSFAGMINEERYGVANIVAANIKNAIRIHSASGGSTNLMMHIVAGMLYAGFKFSLWDLDRIHHSHPIPDLFDYSLTEGRDIYSLAMQCCSGTSRGMETLFYELIENGVPMDQDAPTVAAKTWKERLAITSSLKAVNVKQNQVILSNPRRGFSGVDVLKGNFFESAVVKISGMPTPQLDQFDDKLAFVLYYENEDDANKSLLDSNLLSKIKEQKLFGHNLLLESLKYNNEAEWSLLKNASYGELFDRMVEEGTLKIAVIISGQGPVAFGMPEMFTPMQHINANRVMKKIATIISDGRYSGVTYGAAIGHMTPESYEGGGIGLLNSGDVIHLQLRDRRIDFVDATQLHSGKVVHDFADHFIEERQSLATERKQRMKVRQKMVAASNRMFGHTDAANGVVPIAVIEDAVLDYEQDVLLQGKKVEIK, from the coding sequence ATGACACACCTATATCCACTAATCGATAACGAAATTAACCCTTACCGCGATAATGTACAGGGAAAAGCAAATGAACCCATTACGGTTGCGGGTCTGTTGGACCGTTCGAAGTTGACGCTTGGCTCCACATATGAAGGGGGGAAGCCTGATTGGACGCTTGAGGAAATTTATATGCGGCTAGAGAGGAATGCCCCGCGTATCGCAATTATCGGTGGTTCGTCCGATCATCCGGCCCATATAATGGATTACCAAACGTCGGCACGGGCAGCAATCCGCATCTGGCAAAACGGCGGCGTGCCGTTTCATTTCTCGACTCCGGTAATGTGTGATGGAACTGCGCAAAACAATCAAGGAATGAGTTACTCTCTCCAGAGCCGAAACGCGGTTGCACAAATGGTTGTCAACCAGCTAGAAGCTCACAGTTATCATGGTGCATTCGTCATTCAAGGGTGTGATAAGCAGCCTCTTGGTGTTGTAAGTGCACTCGCACATGTTGATCGTGTTCGCCGAAACCGTGGTGAAGCTCCCTTTTTCGCAACATTCGCACCTGCTCACGTATTAGAAGGCGGTTCGATTCCAGCTGACGTGATTGAGGAATTGGAAACTCTTGCGAAAAAAGCGGAAAGTAAAGGAGCTACTGATGTAGCGGTTGATTTACGAGATACGATGGCATATATATTGCAATGTTCATCGAATACTGCATTCCAGGGTGTGTTTGAACGGGCGTATGAACGAGGAATATTGACGAAGGAACAGCATAAATATTTTGAAATGAGACTTGCTGTCGCAACATGCGACGGGCAGGGAGGTGTATGTGCCTTCAATGGAACGGGGAATAGTTCACGTCATTTAGTGGCAGGCATGGGTCTTGTTCATCCAGCCGTGGAGCTGTTAACCGATCCACCAACACAACGCCAGATTAACTCGGTGCTTGATAGCTTTGCAGGCATGATAAACGAAGAGCGTTACGGCGTGGCCAACATTGTCGCTGCGAACATAAAAAATGCAATCCGTATTCACAGCGCTTCGGGTGGTTCTACTAACTTAATGATGCATATTGTCGCCGGCATGCTTTATGCAGGATTCAAATTCAGCTTATGGGACCTTGACCGCATTCATCATTCCCATCCAATTCCTGACTTATTTGATTACAGTTTGACAGAGGGAAGGGACATTTATTCACTTGCGATGCAATGTTGCAGTGGGACAAGCAGGGGGATGGAAACACTTTTTTATGAACTTATCGAGAATGGTGTACCAATGGATCAGGATGCGCCGACTGTTGCAGCAAAAACCTGGAAAGAACGTCTTGCGATTACAAGTAGCCTAAAAGCGGTTAATGTAAAGCAAAATCAGGTCATTTTATCCAATCCACGCCGTGGATTCAGCGGTGTTGATGTATTAAAAGGAAACTTCTTTGAAAGCGCCGTTGTAAAAATCAGCGGAATGCCGACACCACAGCTTGACCAATTCGATGATAAGCTGGCATTTGTCCTTTATTACGAAAACGAGGATGATGCAAATAAAAGCCTGCTTGATTCAAATCTGCTTTCAAAAATAAAAGAGCAAAAGCTTTTCGGACATAATCTATTGCTCGAGTCTCTTAAATACAACAATGAGGCGGAATGGTCTCTTCTAAAAAATGCTTCCTATGGGGAGTTATTTGACAGGATGGTTGAAGAAGGCACATTGAAAATTGCGGTCATTATCTCAGGGCAGGGGCCAGTAGCATTCGGAATGCCGGAAATGTTTACACCAATGCAACACATCAATGCTAATCGCGTTATGAAAAAGATCGCTACAATCATTAGCGACGGCCGCTATTCAGGAGTCACATATGGTGCTGCTATAGGACATATGACACCGGAATCATATGAAGGCGGAGGCATTGGTTTACTAAATTCAGGGGATGTAATCCACCTTCAGCTTCGTGATCGACGGATTGATTTTGTAGATGCTACTCAACTTCATTCAGGAAAGGTTGTTCATGATTTTGCGGATCATTTTATAGAAGAAAGACAATCATTGGCAACTGAACGCAAGCAGCGGATGAAAGTTAGACAAAAAATGGTTGCGGCCAGCAACAGGATGTTTGGACATACAGATGCTGCAAATGGTGTTGTTCCAATCGCTGTCATTGAGGATGCGGTCCTTGATTATGAACAGGATGTCTTACTCCAAGGAAAAAAAGTTGAAATAAAGTGA
- a CDS encoding lactate racemase domain-containing protein, giving the protein MDIISELLREIQLPKMVKVRQKFNTPQITDVAGEVKKSIKEAGVLSRINEDDRVAIAVGSRGVADLPILVRETVAAVKGAGGNPFIVPAMGSHGGATAEGQIDVLLQLGISEESVGAPILSSMEVIQLDELPNGLPVYIDKLAYESDKIIVINRIKPHTAFRGPVESGLMKMITIGLGKQKGAEAAHAYSFKYMAEHVPEMAKISLTKAPIIFGLATIENAYDKPAKIVAVPAEELEEVEPGLLLEAKSLMPKLHFDSIDVLIVNELGKDISGDGMDPNITGNFATPYATGGPDVKRTVVLGLTEKTHGNANGIGMADMTTKAVMNEIEWEKGYANALTSTVTDVVKLPMFLDTQELAVKAAIKTCNAFDLNKVRVVRIQNTLEIGEIWISESMMEEALKNKNIEILSEPEELALDRLEEFI; this is encoded by the coding sequence ATGGATATTATCTCTGAACTATTACGTGAAATCCAATTACCGAAAATGGTCAAAGTGAGGCAGAAATTTAATACACCTCAAATCACTGATGTAGCCGGTGAGGTGAAGAAGTCGATAAAAGAAGCAGGTGTCTTATCAAGAATAAATGAAGATGACAGGGTGGCAATTGCAGTAGGAAGCAGAGGGGTAGCGGACCTTCCTATATTAGTAAGAGAAACGGTAGCGGCCGTCAAAGGGGCTGGCGGCAATCCTTTTATCGTCCCTGCAATGGGAAGCCATGGGGGTGCTACAGCGGAAGGGCAAATCGATGTGTTGCTTCAGCTGGGTATTTCAGAGGAATCGGTTGGAGCGCCAATACTTTCATCGATGGAAGTTATTCAACTGGATGAATTGCCAAATGGGCTCCCTGTCTATATTGATAAGCTTGCATATGAATCGGATAAAATCATAGTCATTAATCGGATAAAACCACATACGGCATTTCGTGGGCCGGTTGAAAGCGGACTAATGAAAATGATTACAATCGGTTTAGGCAAGCAAAAGGGAGCCGAAGCTGCACATGCATATAGCTTTAAGTATATGGCGGAACATGTCCCTGAGATGGCGAAGATTTCCTTAACAAAAGCTCCTATCATATTTGGTCTTGCGACAATTGAAAATGCCTATGATAAACCAGCGAAAATCGTCGCAGTCCCTGCAGAGGAACTGGAGGAAGTGGAACCCGGACTATTGCTTGAAGCAAAATCATTGATGCCAAAATTACATTTCGATTCGATCGACGTACTTATTGTAAATGAACTCGGAAAGGACATTTCGGGGGATGGAATGGATCCGAATATTACGGGTAACTTCGCCACTCCATATGCTACCGGGGGGCCAGACGTTAAACGGACCGTTGTACTTGGACTTACTGAAAAAACTCACGGTAATGCAAACGGCATCGGCATGGCTGATATGACGACGAAGGCCGTCATGAATGAAATTGAGTGGGAAAAAGGCTACGCCAATGCACTCACAAGCACAGTGACAGATGTAGTAAAGCTCCCGATGTTTTTAGATACGCAGGAATTGGCTGTTAAAGCCGCTATCAAAACGTGCAATGCCTTCGATCTGAATAAAGTGAGAGTAGTAAGAATACAAAACACGCTTGAAATCGGTGAAATTTGGATTTCTGAAAGCATGATGGAAGAAGCTTTAAAAAACAAAAATATAGAGATTCTTTCAGAACCAGAGGAATTGGCACTAGACAGATTGGAAGAATTCATTTGA
- a CDS encoding TRAP transporter substrate-binding protein gives MKMNNLFKRLAVGVLLPSLLLLSACGSGQNESASADGIQKRTIKAGIGNSKMHPQGKGMEKFKELVEEKSGGKMKVQNFFDATLGDDQKMTEALQGGLQEVTVPSTSPLVGMIKEFGIYDFPFVFNNEEEAYTVLDGAVGKKLLDKLPEHDLVGLGYWENGFRNLTNSKHPIKTADDFKGLKLRTMQNEVHLDAFSKLGANPSPMAFSEVFTALETGTVDGQENPLATIQTQKYNEVQEYLSLTNHVYTPFVFLVSKKFWDDLSEQEQEIMSEAAQEAGKYQREVNQKENEKALKYLKDEGMKINEVEPEEVEKMKKAIQPVTDEYAQKFGPDLVEEMMSEVEKVRGK, from the coding sequence ATGAAAATGAATAATTTGTTCAAACGTTTGGCGGTTGGAGTTTTACTGCCTTCATTACTACTATTAAGTGCTTGCGGAAGCGGACAAAATGAAAGCGCTTCAGCCGACGGTATTCAGAAAAGAACAATCAAAGCAGGAATCGGAAATAGTAAAATGCATCCACAAGGAAAAGGAATGGAGAAATTTAAAGAACTGGTTGAAGAAAAAAGCGGGGGGAAAATGAAAGTCCAAAACTTTTTTGATGCCACCCTCGGAGATGATCAGAAAATGACAGAAGCACTTCAAGGCGGTTTACAGGAAGTAACTGTACCTTCAACCTCACCACTTGTGGGGATGATTAAGGAATTTGGAATTTATGACTTCCCATTTGTTTTTAATAATGAAGAGGAAGCTTATACAGTACTTGATGGTGCAGTAGGCAAAAAACTTTTGGATAAATTGCCGGAACATGATTTAGTTGGTTTGGGATACTGGGAAAACGGCTTCCGAAACTTAACCAATAGTAAACATCCGATTAAAACGGCTGATGATTTCAAAGGTCTGAAACTCCGTACCATGCAAAATGAAGTGCATTTAGATGCATTTTCAAAGTTAGGGGCGAACCCATCGCCGATGGCCTTCTCTGAAGTATTTACTGCGTTGGAAACTGGTACTGTTGATGGGCAAGAGAACCCACTCGCAACAATTCAAACGCAAAAATATAATGAAGTGCAAGAATACTTAAGTCTTACGAATCATGTTTATACTCCATTTGTATTCCTGGTAAGTAAAAAGTTCTGGGATGATTTATCAGAACAAGAGCAAGAAATCATGAGTGAGGCCGCACAAGAGGCTGGAAAGTATCAACGGGAAGTTAACCAAAAAGAAAATGAAAAAGCACTTAAGTATCTAAAAGATGAAGGAATGAAAATCAATGAAGTAGAGCCGGAAGAAGTGGAAAAAATGAAGAAAGCCATCCAGCCAGTGACGGACGAATATGCCCAAAAATTCGGGCCGGATCTTGTAGAGGAAATGATGAGCGAAGTTGAAAAAGTACGCGGTAAATAA
- a CDS encoding TRAP transporter large permease, with the protein MIGVFVGSLLGAMGLGIPIAFALLVSSVVLMYFLGIFDSQIIAQNLISGADNFPLMAIPFFMLAGEAMNRGGLSRRIVEMAMKLVGHIKGGLGYVAIIASVLFASLSGSAVADTAALGAILIPMMVKSGYDVNRSSGLIASGGIIAPIIPPSIGFIIFGVASGVSITKLFMAGIVPGILLAVGLTVTWAIVARKDKVAVNPRASAKEILTSLRQGIWALFLPVIIIGGLKFGLFTPTEAAVVAAVYAIFVGLVIYREMKVKDLYDVFVHAGKMTSVVMFLVAAALVSSWLITVADLPGQVIGLLEPFMDHPFLLLIMINLLVIVVGTAMDMTPTILILTPVLMPLVVAAGIDPVYFGVLFILNNAIGLLTPPVGTVLNVMCGISKISMEDIMKGIWPFLLVEVIVLILLILFPSLVLVPLEWFTS; encoded by the coding sequence ATGATAGGTGTATTTGTCGGATCTTTACTGGGAGCCATGGGACTTGGAATTCCTATTGCATTTGCCTTACTTGTTAGTAGCGTAGTGCTTATGTACTTTCTTGGTATTTTTGATAGTCAAATTATCGCACAAAACCTAATCAGTGGCGCGGATAACTTTCCTCTAATGGCCATACCGTTCTTTATGCTGGCAGGAGAGGCGATGAATCGGGGCGGTTTATCTCGGCGTATCGTTGAGATGGCAATGAAATTGGTTGGCCATATCAAGGGAGGCCTTGGCTATGTTGCGATCATTGCGAGTGTGTTGTTTGCGAGTTTATCGGGATCTGCTGTTGCCGATACGGCAGCGCTTGGGGCTATATTAATTCCAATGATGGTGAAGTCCGGTTATGATGTGAACCGGTCAAGTGGGTTGATTGCATCAGGTGGCATCATTGCCCCGATCATTCCGCCAAGTATTGGCTTTATCATTTTCGGTGTCGCGAGTGGTGTGTCCATTACAAAGTTGTTCATGGCAGGAATCGTTCCAGGTATTTTACTAGCCGTTGGACTTACGGTTACCTGGGCCATTGTTGCACGAAAAGATAAAGTCGCCGTTAACCCCCGAGCTTCAGCAAAAGAAATACTTACATCTCTTCGTCAAGGCATTTGGGCTCTATTCCTGCCCGTCATAATCATTGGTGGATTGAAATTCGGTTTATTTACACCGACTGAAGCGGCAGTGGTGGCTGCAGTCTATGCAATATTTGTCGGTCTAGTAATCTATCGCGAAATGAAAGTGAAAGATTTGTATGATGTCTTTGTCCATGCAGGAAAAATGACGAGTGTTGTCATGTTTCTGGTCGCTGCTGCACTCGTGTCATCCTGGCTGATAACTGTAGCCGATTTACCTGGTCAGGTAATTGGATTGCTGGAGCCATTTATGGATCATCCATTCCTTCTATTAATCATGATAAACCTATTGGTTATCGTAGTTGGAACTGCTATGGATATGACTCCGACAATCCTTATTCTAACACCTGTCTTGATGCCATTGGTGGTCGCTGCAGGTATTGATCCAGTTTACTTTGGTGTCCTGTTTATCCTGAATAACGCCATCGGTTTACTTACACCACCTGTCGGAACCGTTTTAAATGTCATGTGCGGCATAAGTAAGATCAGTATGGAAGATATCATGAAGGGGATTTGGCCTTTCTTGCTCGTTGAAGTGATTGTATTGATCTTATTGATTTTGTTTCCTTCCTTAGTGCTGGTTCCTCTAGAATGGTTTACTTCCTAA
- a CDS encoding TRAP transporter small permease produces MNKISRILENSLNIIMAAALAIMVVLVFGNVVLRYFFNSGITWSEEMSRYLFIWLTFLGAIGAFKNKEHLGVDMVIKRLPNKMKKVVLVISDLMMLFVLLLILDGSWKMTMINIDSAAPATGMPLAFVYGTGILVSVSMGSMIIFNLYRIFFNKIKDKELVMISESEELISLHADEFESDIRIIKEEKQG; encoded by the coding sequence GTGAATAAAATATCCAGAATCTTGGAAAATTCGTTAAACATTATTATGGCAGCTGCTTTAGCAATAATGGTCGTACTCGTGTTTGGTAATGTAGTTCTTCGTTATTTCTTTAATTCAGGGATTACTTGGTCAGAAGAAATGTCAAGGTATCTCTTTATTTGGTTGACGTTCCTCGGCGCCATCGGAGCTTTCAAAAACAAAGAACACTTAGGTGTCGACATGGTCATTAAACGGCTCCCGAATAAGATGAAAAAAGTGGTACTGGTTATTAGTGATTTGATGATGTTATTCGTTCTTCTCTTAATCTTGGATGGAAGCTGGAAAATGACCATGATAAACATTGATAGTGCTGCACCGGCCACTGGAATGCCACTGGCATTTGTATATGGGACAGGTATTCTTGTAAGTGTTTCAATGGGCAGCATGATCATATTCAACTTGTATCGGATTTTCTTCAATAAAATTAAAGACAAAGAATTAGTTATGATAAGTGAGTCAGAAGAGCTAATTTCCCTCCATGCTGATGAATTTGAATCAGATATTAGGATAATTAAGGAGGAGAAGCAGGGATGA
- a CDS encoding TRAP transporter substrate-binding protein, whose product MKKRKLFVFSTSLTLAMAFLLSGCGGGEGEKTSGSGVEKKTIKVAHYFAENHPQNIALKEKFKKIVEKESNGELEVRIYANSTLGAEKEFYDGVRNGTIEMGVPGLIMQSDIPKMGVPEWPFLFRDYGHVKKVLNGPIGEELTKELDPKHGVTPLAWSANGFRMFSSNRPIKSMKDFDGLRLRMPNIPNYIKLGESLGANVSPLPISEVFTALEQKVVDAQDNPIATLRSSGWNEVQSDVLESKHMFSPNIYIINSKFYKGLTKEQQKIILKAAKESAAYEFELMEKSYEDDKAYLEDNGIKFTTPDEDFSEKMLKASQPVYDEVFEKNDWAEELIGKIKAE is encoded by the coding sequence TTGAAAAAAAGAAAGCTTTTTGTATTTTCCACAAGCTTAACTCTAGCAATGGCATTCCTTTTATCAGGATGTGGCGGAGGAGAGGGAGAAAAAACCAGTGGATCTGGAGTTGAAAAGAAAACGATTAAAGTGGCGCATTATTTTGCTGAAAATCATCCTCAAAACATTGCCCTGAAAGAAAAATTCAAAAAAATCGTTGAAAAGGAGAGTAATGGTGAACTAGAGGTGCGGATTTATGCGAACAGTACATTAGGTGCAGAAAAAGAATTTTACGACGGAGTCAGAAATGGAACGATCGAAATGGGTGTTCCAGGACTAATTATGCAGTCGGACATTCCTAAAATGGGTGTTCCTGAATGGCCCTTCCTATTTAGGGATTACGGTCATGTAAAGAAGGTATTGAATGGACCTATAGGAGAGGAATTGACAAAAGAGCTTGATCCAAAACATGGCGTGACACCACTTGCATGGAGTGCAAACGGATTTAGGATGTTTTCGAGTAATCGTCCAATTAAGAGTATGAAAGACTTTGATGGACTTCGACTCAGAATGCCGAACATCCCGAATTACATAAAACTAGGTGAATCATTGGGGGCGAACGTTAGCCCATTACCTATTTCAGAAGTTTTCACCGCACTTGAACAAAAGGTAGTTGATGCACAAGATAATCCTATTGCCACGCTGAGATCCTCGGGGTGGAATGAAGTTCAAAGTGATGTACTGGAATCCAAGCATATGTTCAGCCCCAATATTTACATTATCAATAGCAAATTCTATAAAGGGCTAACAAAGGAGCAACAAAAAATCATTCTAAAAGCCGCAAAAGAGTCGGCAGCATATGAGTTTGAATTGATGGAAAAAAGTTATGAAGATGACAAAGCATATCTTGAAGATAATGGAATCAAATTCACTACGCCTGACGAAGACTTTTCAGAAAAAATGTTAAAAGCATCTCAACCTGTTTATGATGAAGTCTTTGAGAAAAATGACTGGGCGGAGGAGCTCATTGGAAAAATAAAAGCAGAATGA